The following are encoded in a window of Amaranthus tricolor cultivar Red isolate AtriRed21 chromosome 2, ASM2621246v1, whole genome shotgun sequence genomic DNA:
- the LOC130805525 gene encoding zinc finger BED domain-containing protein RICESLEEPER 4-like codes for MASNPSTTASCTPISVDEYESPAHVVSDPNVLPITSKHTSTVWNDFKRKRVGGVEKAECNHRNKLLSAGAKAGTSHLKDHIQSCRKRICQDLRQTRLFGTQHNVNDNSDSLTLAPYEFRQEEGRNNLAEMIILHEYPISMVEHYGFRKYSKTLQPGFKLC; via the exons ATGGCTTCAAACCCATCAACTACTGCAAGTTGTACTCCTATTAGCGTCGATGAGTATGAAAGTCCAGCACATGTTGTTTCTGATCCTAACGTGTTACCTATAACAAGTAAGCACACTTCGACGGTTTGGAATGATTTCAAGAGAAAGAGAGTTGGTGGGGTAGAGAAGGCTGAGTGCAATCATCGTAATAAGCTACTTTCCGCCGGTGCAAAGGCGGGAACTTCTCATTTGAAGGACCACATTCAAAGTTGTCGAAAGCGAATATGTCAAGATCTTCGGCAAACAAGATTATTCGGTACACAACATAATGTGAATGATAATAGTGATTCTTTGACTTTGGCTCCTTATGAATTCCGTCAAGAAGAGGGAAGAAATAACTTGGCCGAGATGATTATATTGCATGAGTACCCCATTAGCATGGTTGAACACTATGGCTTCAGGAAGTACTCTAAGACTTTACAACCTGGTTTTAAA CTTTGTTGA
- the LOC130805526 gene encoding zinc finger BED domain-containing protein RICESLEEPER 2-like — MMNIIKDSFPYGSLLLDGEFLHMRCCAHILNLIVQDGLNAVVYDGVNRIRESVVFWIGSDKRVQKFEGVANQLASGYKRKLTLDCKIRWNSTYEMLCVAINYKEVFVVLSGREKLYNNPPTPEDWEKVGKICKLLEVFAKLTLDLSASKTPTTNIYFSKICKLKITLSTWLSSPYDYVVKMAEVMLEKYKKYWDSMNGLMGVATILDPMIERSENNQSKRQLPSNLASGGSSCDDVDMEEFAQFLERDKNQTYEKSDLDKYLENANIPLEDNFDILNWWKTNGSTYPVLNNTSGRVLDPYRSRLLPQAVEALMCSQNWIWAALKNCGEFKDKDFVKIVGELEEECEMKFDRLRIYVCLNRDFGYVFFFETLEFGYNTTLIPLDANMGMVDPRTRLIPSRMMPRTVLTQRRTRTSLLFV; from the exons ATGATGAACATCATAAAGGACTCTTTCCCATATGGTTCTCTACTTTTGGATGGTGAGTTCTTACATATGCGTTGTTGTGCACATATACTTAATCTAATTGTTCAAGATGGATTAAATGCTGTAGTGTATGATGGAGTTAATCGAATAAGGGAAAGTGTTGTGTTCTGGATTGGTTCTGATAAGAGAGTGCAAAAGTTTGAAGGTGTAGCTAATCAATTAGCCTCCGGTTACAAAAGGAAATTAACCCTTGATTGTAAAATTCGTTGGAATTCAACATATGAAATGCTTTGTGTTGCTATCAATTATAAGGAAGTGTTTGTTGTTTTAAGTGGTCGAGAAAAACTATACAACAACCCACCAACTCCTGAAGATTGGGAAAAAGTTGGGAAAATATGTAAGTTATTAGAAGTGTTTGCTAAACTTACCCTTGATTTATCTGCCTCAAAAACTCCTACGACTAATATTTACTTTTCTAAAATTTGCAAACTTAAAATTACTCTATCTACTTGGCTTTCATCTCCATATGATTATGTTGTGAAGATGGCGGAAgtaatgttagagaaatataagaaatattggGATAGTATGAATGGTTTGATGGGAGTTGCAACTATACTTGATCCTATGATAGAGAG GAGTGAGAATAATCAAAGTAAGAGGCAACTACCTTCCAATTTAGCAAGTGGTGGGAGTTCTTGTGATGATGTTGATATGGAAGAGTTTGCACAATTTCTAGAGCGAGacaaaaatcaaacttatgAAAAATCTGATTTGGACAAGTATTTGGAAAATGCTAACATACCACTTGAagataattttgatattttaaattggTGGAAAACAAATGGAAGCACATATCCCGTTCTCAACAA CACAAGTGGTAGAGTTCTTGATCCTTATCGTAGTCGACTACTACCTCAAGCCGTTGAAGCTTTAATGTGTTCTCAAAATTGGATTTGGGCTGCCCTTAAAA ATTGTGGAGAATTCAAGGACAAGgattttgttaaaattgttGGAGAGCTGGAAGAAGAATGCGAAATGAAATTTGATA GACTTCGGATATATGTTTGTTTGAATAGAGACTTTGGATATGTGTTTTTCtttgagactttggagtttggatat AACACAACTCTGATACCACTTGATGCGAATATGGGGATGGTTGATCCAAGAACCCGTTTAATCCCTTCAAGAATGATGCCAAGAACAGTCTTGACACAACGAAGAACACGAACAAGCCTTCTGTTTGTATGA
- the LOC130803042 gene encoding taxadiene 5-alpha hydroxylase gives MEDYINLAIKSLFRAILASTVGIIIFLTLKQHKRRTKLSQNNDENKRVPPGDMGLPWIGETMEFYKALQKNRLFEDFIRPRIQTHGKTFKTRLMGSPTIVVNGADATRFFLSNEFKLVVSSWPSSSVQLMGRNSIMEKTGEKHRLIRSIMAPCLGISSLEYLVPNICGVISSHLVKFWGGNIFQEEKTTYLYKTAKYLIFKVICECLLEMEVEEDLFEKFEKVLEGVFAPVLNVPGTSFWRAKKARKDIEKVLVDVVRKKREEMEGKMEGYGGETTSLLSKLVGGLIRGEISEVEVIDNMVLLIFAAHDTTSFAIAMLFKMLAQNPQCYSMLLQEQIDITRNKQKEEEKLTMDDVLKMKYTWQVAREVMRLYPPVFGSFRRAICDIKFDGFTIPKGWKVLWTAYGTHFNEEYFNDAMKFEPNRFEEAMPPYVYVPFGGGPRACPGYQLAKLNILIFVHLVVTQYNWSLVQPDEAIVMNPLPFPSQGMPITISPKHYTYDI, from the exons ATGGAAGATTACATCAATTTAGCCATTAAATCTCTTTTCCGTGCAATTCTAGCTTCAACAGTCGGTATTATCATCTTTCTAACACTTAAACAACATAAAAGGAGAACAAAATTATCtcaaaataatgatgaaaacAAAAGGGTCCCACCAGGGGATATGGGTTTGCCATGGATTGGAGAAACAATGGAGTTCTATAAAGCCTTACAGAAGAACAGATTATTTGAAGATTTTATAAGGCCAAGGATCCAAACTCATgggaaaacatttaaaacgagGCTTATGGGTAGTCCCACAATTGTGGTAAATGGAGCTGATGCTACTCGATTCTTTTTGTCTAACGAGTTTAAGCTTGTGGTTAGTTCTTGGCCTTCTTCTTCTGTACAGCTTATGGGTAGAAATTCTATAATGGAGAAAACAGGGGAAAAACATCGTTTGATTCGGTCAATTATGGCGCCTTGTTTGGGGATTTCATCACTAGAATATTTAGTGCCCAATATTTGTGGGGTTATTAGCTCTCATTTGGTGAAATTTTGGGGTGGTAATATTTTTCAAGAAGAAAAAACTACTTATTTGTATAAAACTGcaaagtatttgattttcaaggTGATTTGTGAGTGTTTGTTGGAGATGGAAGTGGAAGAGGAtttatttgagaagtttgagaaggtTCTAGAAGGTGTTTTTGCACCGGTTTTGAATGTACCTGGAACGAGTTTTTGGAGAGCCAAGAAAGCTAGGAAGGATATTGAGAAAGTATTGGTTGATGTAGTGAGGAAGAAGAGAGAAGAAATGGAGGGAAAAATGGAGGGATATGGAGGTGAAACGACGTCGTTATTGTCGAAATTAGTGGGTGGGTTGATTAGGGGTGAGATTAGTGAGGTAGAAGTGATTGATAATATGGTTTTGTTGATATTTGCTGCTCATGATACTACTTCTTTTGCTATTGCTATGCTTTTCAAGATGTTAGCTCAAAACCCACAATGTTACTCTATGTTACTACAAG AGCAGATCGATATTACAAGAaataaacaaaaggaagaaGAGAAGTTGACAATGGACGAtgttttaaagatgaaatataCATGGCAAGTTGCCCGCGAAGTTATGCGTTTGTATCCTCCCGTTTTTGGTTCATTTAGAAGAGCCATTTGTGACATCAAGTTTGATGGATTCACCATTCCCAAAGGATGGAAG GTGCTATGGACAGCTTATGGGACACATTTCAATGAAGAGTATTTTAACGATGCCATGAAATTTGAGCCGAATAGATTCGAGGAGGCCATGCCACCTTATGTATATGTTCCATTTGGAGGAGGTCCAAGGGCTTGTCCAGGCTATCAGTTGGCTAAACTCAACATTCTCATTTTTGTGCATTTGGTAGTTACTCAATATAATTGGTCATTGGTTCAACCAGATGAGGCGATTGTTATGAATCCTCTCCCGTTTCCTTCTCAAGGAATGCCCATTACAATTTCTCCTAAACATTATACATATGATATCTAG